A genomic region of Capnocytophaga canimorsus contains the following coding sequences:
- a CDS encoding YihY/virulence factor BrkB family protein has protein sequence MIKKITNHKIFKLFKLTSLEFLEDNCLKLSASLSYSTIFALPSLAILIISSVGLFYDANQVSSEFFHQLADLVGEKSALQIQSVIDNIQIDDSGRIAQWISIATLIFTASAVFAEIQSSINYIWELKAKPQKGILRIIINRLLSFAMIGALGFVLLVSLLINTFIDILFKQLSRMFSENSVYLAQIFNIAIVFSIVTIIFSFIFKTLPDGKLKWKDTLIGAGFTSILFMLGKFVIGNYLVNTAKLDVYGAAGSVLVLLVWVYYSAIILYFGAVFTKNYSEMYGTPIEPSSYSVRVIIEEREVDYAKQPSEIAEKQEDMSNKRKKTS, from the coding sequence ATGATTAAAAAAATTACAAACCATAAAATATTCAAACTTTTCAAACTAACATCACTGGAGTTTTTGGAGGATAATTGCCTGAAACTAAGTGCATCTTTGTCCTACTCCACGATTTTCGCATTGCCTTCATTGGCAATTTTAATCATCTCATCGGTGGGATTGTTTTACGATGCCAATCAAGTTTCGTCCGAATTTTTCCATCAACTTGCTGATTTAGTCGGAGAAAAATCGGCTTTACAAATTCAATCCGTTATCGACAACATACAAATTGACGATTCGGGAAGGATAGCCCAATGGATAAGCATCGCTACACTTATTTTCACAGCTTCGGCGGTATTTGCTGAAATTCAGAGTTCTATAAACTATATTTGGGAACTGAAAGCTAAACCTCAAAAGGGAATTTTACGTATTATCATCAACCGATTGCTTTCCTTTGCGATGATTGGAGCTTTGGGTTTTGTGCTGTTAGTCAGTTTGTTAATAAACACATTCATTGATATTTTGTTCAAACAATTATCACGAATGTTTTCGGAGAATTCAGTTTATCTTGCCCAGATTTTTAATATTGCAATTGTTTTTTCGATAGTTACGATTATATTTAGCTTCATTTTCAAGACCTTACCTGACGGGAAGTTAAAATGGAAGGATACGCTCATTGGGGCAGGATTTACTTCTATTTTGTTTATGCTGGGTAAATTTGTAATTGGGAATTATTTAGTAAATACCGCTAAATTAGATGTTTATGGAGCGGCAGGTTCTGTTTTGGTTTTGTTGGTATGGGTTTATTACTCGGCAATCATACTTTATTTCGGAGCAGTTTTTACCAAAAATTATTCGGAAATGTACGGAACTCCCATAGAGCCAAGCAGTTATTCTGTTCGTGTCATCATAGAGGAAAGGGAGGTGGATTATGCCAAACAGCCTTCGGAAATTGCTGAAAAACAAGAAGATATGTCCAATAAAAGAAAGAAAACCAGCTAG
- a CDS encoding winged helix-turn-helix domain-containing protein codes for MFKNLNPLLHSQLRLAIMSLLVSEEKADFNRIKEVTQATSGNISVQIAKLEKAGYITVTKSFKDNYPNTELALTSQGLEAFEEYVEALKGYLNR; via the coding sequence ATGTTTAAAAATTTAAATCCTCTTTTGCATTCGCAGTTACGATTGGCAATCATGTCACTTTTGGTTTCGGAAGAAAAAGCAGATTTCAATCGGATAAAAGAAGTTACCCAAGCTACTTCGGGAAACATCAGTGTACAGATAGCTAAACTCGAAAAAGCGGGATATATCACTGTAACCAAATCATTTAAAGATAATTATCCAAATACGGAACTCGCTCTTACTTCCCAAGGCTTAGAAGCCTTTGAGGAATATGTAGAGGCGTTGAAAGGGTATTTAAATAGATAA
- a CDS encoding Type 1 glutamine amidotransferase-like domain-containing protein produces the protein MKNIFLCSSFSEVASIFETFAGVENKGKIITFIATASLVEEVTFYVDTAKKTFEKMGFIIDELEISTAKYSEIKEKIQQNDFIYISGGNTFFLLQELKKSGADTIIIEEIKKGKTYIGESAGSMVLSSNIEYVTLMDDVAKAPELQSFVGLDVIDFYPVPHYTNFPFVEVVETMISEFGKKIDLCPITNSQAIIIHEENKEIKTV, from the coding sequence ATGAAAAATATATTTCTATGTTCCTCTTTTAGTGAGGTAGCTTCTATTTTCGAAACATTTGCAGGAGTCGAAAATAAAGGAAAAATAATCACTTTTATCGCTACGGCAAGTTTAGTGGAAGAGGTTACCTTTTATGTAGATACTGCAAAAAAGACCTTTGAAAAAATGGGATTTATCATTGATGAGTTGGAAATTTCCACCGCAAAATATTCTGAAATTAAAGAAAAAATTCAGCAAAACGATTTCATTTATATTTCGGGAGGGAATACATTTTTTCTTCTTCAAGAGTTGAAAAAATCGGGTGCAGATACCATCATTATCGAGGAAATTAAGAAAGGAAAAACTTATATAGGAGAATCGGCGGGTTCTATGGTGCTTTCATCTAATATTGAATATGTTACCCTAATGGACGATGTAGCAAAAGCCCCCGAATTACAATCTTTTGTAGGCTTAGATGTTATTGATTTTTACCCCGTACCTCATTACACCAATTTTCCATTTGTAGAAGTAGTAGAAACCATGATTTCAGAATTTGGAAAAAAAATAGATTTGTGTCCGATAACCAATTCACAAGCAATTATCATTCACGAAGAAAACAAAGAAATAAAAACCGTATAA
- a CDS encoding TonB-dependent receptor plug domain-containing protein: protein MKKDPISEKFAVKKLNSLDIYFNPAANADPLKAITTLPASTNTDESANPSLRGGSPDRSRVYLNGSPVLNPVRFSRNDGLGNFSLFNTELIDKQYVYSSNPPLNFGNSSAGLVEIETNTQKISEFTQVSLALSNIGLMRNQKLGKNNFTQIYANYQFSDAIIGLNRKSLDQLQHFSTFDLGANTHLKINKNLSFNTFNYFIDEKYSVLNRSLNFLGDVEAFKKRFFSVNNLDYFTQKTKIRWASMVDFSDSEFKFGNIDSKVKNIQIFNGLGFKTQFSRAFSMQYGVDASVFRYHYNEILPQFYFSLKPESPTFTNEKTTDFFYVEPYVYANYSPNNQWNFSSALRKNIFLHKNTESFTSYQFSANYTPNNEHRLIFSAGKYHSYTTPNYIIRNFNTLSSHQIALDYSFENEKFNISTSVYFKADKGDIVTNHYEQFDKTQTFGSEASVDFKLNHQFSFSISNTFINQKYIIGNQKYNTPLNLKYFIKSQLTYKNPKWFTASLVFSTRPSNRFTPVQSAVFNPQANDFQPIFGDWYSAEMPHYKRLDFSANRLFFIGKTAVIAFISVNNLLNFNNSASVYYNSDYTNLHYNHLQKRIFYFGTMVRF, encoded by the coding sequence GTGAAAAAAGACCCGATTTCTGAAAAATTTGCGGTGAAGAAACTCAATTCATTAGATATTTATTTCAATCCTGCTGCCAATGCCGACCCGCTCAAAGCCATTACCACACTTCCTGCTTCCACTAATACAGATGAGAGTGCTAACCCTTCGCTTAGAGGCGGAAGTCCCGATAGGTCAAGGGTTTATCTCAACGGTTCTCCTGTGTTAAATCCCGTGCGTTTCAGTCGGAATGATGGCTTGGGAAATTTTTCACTTTTCAATACTGAACTCATTGATAAACAATATGTTTATTCGAGTAATCCACCTTTGAATTTCGGTAATTCAAGTGCGGGGTTAGTGGAAATAGAAACCAACACGCAGAAAATCAGCGAGTTTACGCAAGTTTCTTTGGCTCTTTCCAATATTGGACTGATGCGAAATCAGAAACTCGGTAAAAACAATTTTACGCAAATTTACGCCAATTATCAGTTTAGCGATGCTATTATCGGGTTGAACAGAAAAAGTTTAGACCAACTGCAACATTTTTCCACTTTCGATTTGGGAGCAAACACACATCTAAAAATCAATAAAAACCTGTCTTTCAACACATTTAATTATTTTATTGATGAAAAATATTCGGTTTTGAATCGTTCTTTGAATTTTTTAGGCGATGTTGAAGCCTTCAAAAAACGCTTTTTTTCAGTGAATAATTTGGATTATTTTACGCAGAAAACTAAAATTCGTTGGGCTTCGATGGTGGATTTTTCCGATTCGGAATTCAAATTCGGAAATATTGATTCCAAAGTGAAAAATATTCAGATTTTCAATGGTTTGGGCTTTAAAACTCAGTTTTCGAGAGCATTTAGTATGCAATATGGTGTAGATGCTTCGGTATTTCGCTATCATTACAATGAAATTTTACCGCAATTTTATTTCAGTTTAAAGCCTGAAAGTCCGACATTTACCAATGAAAAAACAACTGATTTTTTTTATGTAGAACCTTATGTGTATGCCAATTATTCACCTAATAATCAGTGGAATTTTTCATCGGCTTTGCGGAAAAATATTTTTCTTCACAAAAACACCGAAAGTTTTACAAGTTACCAATTTTCAGCTAATTACACGCCAAATAACGAGCATCGGTTGATTTTCAGTGCAGGAAAATACCACAGCTATACTACACCAAATTATATTATTCGCAATTTCAATACGCTGAGCAGTCATCAAATTGCTTTGGATTATTCTTTTGAAAATGAGAAATTTAACATTTCTACATCAGTATATTTCAAAGCAGATAAAGGCGATATTGTAACCAATCATTACGAACAATTTGATAAAACACAAACCTTTGGAAGTGAGGCTTCTGTGGATTTTAAATTGAATCATCAATTTTCTTTTTCAATATCGAATACTTTTATAAATCAGAAGTATATTATTGGAAATCAAAAATATAATACACCTTTAAACTTAAAATACTTTATCAAATCACAATTAACATACAAAAATCCGAAGTGGTTTACGGCTTCATTGGTTTTCAGTACGCGTCCGAGTAATCGTTTTACTCCTGTGCAGTCGGCAGTTTTTAATCCACAAGCCAATGATTTTCAACCTATTTTCGGCGATTGGTATTCCGCTGAAATGCCTCATTATAAACGCTTGGATTTTTCAGCAAACCGACTTTTCTTCATTGGAAAAACAGCAGTTATTGCTTTTATTTCTGTCAATAATCTGTTGAATTTCAACAATTCTGCTTCGGTGTATTACAATTCGGATTACACAAATTTACATTACAACCACCTCCAAAAACGGATTTTCTATTTTGGAACGATGGTGCGGTTTTGA
- a CDS encoding ISAs1 family transposase, whose amino-acid sequence MDLVSYFSDIEDFRMVNKCNHLLSDILLIGIFTYLSNGEDYEDMVLFAENHPDFVREYCKLPNGVPSHDTFNRVFSSLDTSVLNKCLMDCGKAILDTLGEKQICIDGKKIKGVNPRSRGNTGLYIVNAWVSENELCIGQKKVADKSNEITAIPEIINSLDIENAVVSIDAMGCQKEIASLIMAKKGHYLLSLKSNQSELFEDVVCRFKARSSDCFSEEWEYSSSRFETRKCRILQAKDVLLDENLSVWAGLKTLIQIESERRLGADIQKETRYYISSEEGLSADYFNELVRGHWGIENKLHWHLDVTFREDSCRARTGFSAENLSALRKLALQMIKNQKDKLRLKKRRLKAAYNTDYLKDIIQNFSCV is encoded by the coding sequence ATGGATTTAGTGAGTTATTTTTCTGACATTGAGGATTTTCGTATGGTGAACAAATGCAATCATCTTCTTTCTGACATACTTCTCATTGGGATTTTCACCTATTTGAGCAACGGCGAAGACTACGAAGATATGGTATTATTTGCTGAAAATCACCCTGATTTTGTGCGTGAATATTGTAAGCTTCCCAACGGAGTACCCTCCCACGATACCTTTAATCGAGTTTTTAGTTCACTGGATACTAGCGTTTTAAACAAATGCTTAATGGATTGTGGTAAAGCCATTTTGGACACACTTGGCGAAAAACAAATCTGTATTGATGGAAAGAAAATTAAAGGTGTAAATCCTAGAAGTCGTGGAAATACAGGGCTTTACATTGTAAATGCTTGGGTGAGCGAAAACGAACTTTGCATCGGACAGAAAAAAGTAGCAGATAAATCCAATGAAATAACGGCTATTCCTGAAATCATCAATAGTTTAGATATTGAAAATGCGGTAGTTAGCATTGATGCGATGGGCTGTCAGAAAGAAATAGCATCTTTAATTATGGCGAAAAAAGGGCATTATTTACTGTCCTTAAAATCGAATCAATCAGAATTATTTGAGGATGTAGTCTGCAGATTTAAAGCTAGGTCAAGTGATTGTTTTTCAGAAGAATGGGAGTATTCTTCGTCTCGATTTGAAACTCGTAAATGCCGTATTTTACAGGCGAAAGATGTGTTGCTTGACGAAAATTTATCGGTTTGGGCGGGGTTGAAAACCCTGATTCAAATTGAATCTGAAAGGCGTTTAGGTGCTGATATTCAGAAAGAAACGAGATATTATATCAGCAGTGAAGAGGGCTTATCGGCGGATTATTTCAATGAATTAGTTCGTGGGCATTGGGGAATTGAGAATAAACTGCATTGGCATTTGGATGTAACATTTCGGGAGGATTCGTGCCGAGCCAGAACAGGATTTTCGGCTGAAAACCTATCTGCTCTGCGAAAATTAGCCTTACAAATGATTAAAAATCAAAAAGATAAATTAAGATTAAAGAAACGAAGACTCAAAGCTGCCTACAATACAGATTACTTAAAAGATATTATCCAAAATTTTTCATGCGTTTGA
- a CDS encoding beta-ketoacyl-ACP synthase III, producing the protein MTKITAAITAIGGYVPDFVLTNAMLEEMVETNDEWIVTRTGIKERRILKEEGKGSSFLGIKAAQNLIEKKGLDPKEIDLLIFATATPDMPVALTGPYVASQIGATNAFAFDLQAACSSFLYGVSVAAKYIESGRYKKVLLVGADKMSSIVDYTDRATCILFGDGGGAALFEPNYEGLGVQDEILKSDGIGRNHLYVQAGGSVLPMTEELLKQGKQYVFQDGKTVFKYAVSGMADVAADIMKQNHLTKEEVQWLVPHQANKRIIDATGHRMGLSEDKVMINIQKYGNTTSATIPLALVDYEKQLKKGDNIILAAFGGGFTWGAIYLKWAY; encoded by the coding sequence ATGACGAAAATAACTGCCGCTATTACAGCAATTGGAGGATACGTCCCTGATTTTGTGCTTACAAACGCAATGCTAGAAGAAATGGTCGAAACCAACGATGAGTGGATTGTAACGCGTACAGGCATCAAAGAAAGACGTATTTTGAAAGAAGAAGGTAAGGGCTCTTCTTTTTTGGGAATTAAGGCTGCACAAAATTTAATCGAAAAAAAAGGATTAGACCCCAAAGAAATTGATCTTTTGATTTTTGCAACAGCCACCCCCGATATGCCCGTTGCCCTCACTGGACCTTATGTAGCCTCACAAATCGGAGCTACCAATGCTTTTGCTTTTGACCTACAAGCGGCTTGTTCTAGCTTTTTATACGGAGTTTCAGTCGCTGCAAAATACATTGAATCGGGACGTTATAAAAAGGTGTTATTAGTAGGTGCCGACAAAATGTCTTCCATTGTTGATTATACCGATAGAGCTACTTGTATTCTTTTTGGAGATGGGGGGGGTGCTGCGCTATTTGAGCCTAACTACGAAGGATTAGGGGTGCAAGACGAAATTTTGAAAAGCGACGGCATTGGGCGTAATCACTTATACGTACAAGCTGGAGGCTCTGTCCTACCAATGACTGAAGAACTACTAAAACAAGGTAAACAATACGTTTTCCAAGACGGAAAAACCGTTTTTAAATACGCTGTTTCAGGAATGGCTGATGTAGCTGCCGACATAATGAAACAAAACCATCTAACCAAAGAAGAGGTACAATGGCTAGTACCTCACCAAGCCAACAAACGCATTATTGATGCCACAGGGCATCGGATGGGTCTCTCAGAAGACAAAGTGATGATCAACATCCAAAAATACGGGAACACCACTTCGGCTACCATACCGTTGGCGTTAGTAGATTACGAAAAACAACTCAAAAAAGGAGATAACATCATTTTAGCCGCCTTTGGAGGAGGATTTACTTGGGGTGCCATCTATTTAAAATGGGCTTACTAA
- the accB gene encoding acetyl-CoA carboxylase biotin carboxyl carrier protein → MDLKDIQNLIKFVAKSGASEVKLEMEDIKITIKTNSEEGNKEQVYVQQLPIAQPMAQIPVQQPVQLPTTAPETQSTNQGNTDDSKYVTIKSPMIGTFYRRPAPDKPLFVEVGSTIAKGDVLCIVEAMKLFNEIESEVSGKIVKILVDDSSPVEFDQPLFLVDPS, encoded by the coding sequence ATGGATTTAAAAGACATTCAAAACCTAATTAAATTCGTTGCCAAATCAGGAGCAAGCGAAGTAAAACTTGAAATGGAGGATATCAAAATCACCATAAAAACCAATTCAGAGGAAGGAAATAAAGAACAAGTATATGTACAGCAATTGCCTATAGCTCAGCCTATGGCTCAAATTCCTGTTCAACAGCCTGTTCAACTCCCAACAACTGCCCCTGAAACTCAAAGTACAAATCAAGGTAATACTGATGATTCAAAATATGTTACCATCAAATCACCAATGATTGGTACTTTTTACAGAAGACCAGCGCCAGACAAACCTCTGTTTGTTGAAGTTGGTTCAACCATTGCAAAGGGCGATGTGCTTTGTATTGTTGAAGCAATGAAACTCTTCAACGAAATCGAGTCGGAAGTATCGGGTAAAATCGTGAAAATTTTGGTAGATGATTCATCGCCCGTAGAGTTTGATCAACCTCTTTTCTTGGTAGATCCTTCTTAG
- the accC gene encoding acetyl-CoA carboxylase biotin carboxylase subunit codes for MFKKILIANRGEIALRIIRTCREMGIKSVAVYSTADADSLHVRFADEAVCIGPPPSKDSYLKIPNIIAAAEITNADAIHPGYGFLAENAKFSKICAEHGIKFIGASPEMIEKMGDKATAKATMKAAGVPTVPGSDGLLESVEHAKKVAKEMGYPVMLKATAGGGGKGMRAVWKEEDLQKAFESAQQEAGAAFGNDGMYMEKLIEEPRHIEIQVVGDQYGKACHLSERDCSVQRRHQKLTEETPSPFMTDELRQKMGAAAVKAAEFIKYEGAGTVEFLVDKHRNFYFMEMNTRIQVEHPITEQVIDYDLIREQILVAAGVPISGKNYLPKLHSIECRINAEDPYNDFRPSPGKITTLHAPGGHGVRLDTHVYSGYTIPPNYDSMIAKLITTAQTREEAIAKMKRALDEFVVEGVKTTIPFHLQLMDDPDYLSGNYTTKFMETFKMKPKEE; via the coding sequence ATGTTTAAAAAAATACTCATAGCTAACCGCGGAGAAATCGCCTTGCGAATTATCCGTACTTGTCGGGAAATGGGCATCAAATCGGTTGCGGTGTACTCCACCGCTGATGCAGATAGCTTACACGTTCGTTTTGCTGATGAAGCCGTTTGTATCGGTCCACCACCTAGTAAAGATTCTTATCTAAAAATTCCGAATATCATTGCTGCTGCTGAAATTACCAACGCCGATGCCATTCACCCTGGATACGGATTTTTAGCAGAAAATGCGAAATTCTCTAAAATTTGTGCGGAACACGGCATCAAATTCATTGGGGCTTCTCCTGAAATGATTGAAAAAATGGGAGATAAAGCTACGGCAAAAGCCACAATGAAAGCTGCCGGAGTACCTACTGTTCCAGGTTCGGACGGACTTTTAGAATCTGTAGAACACGCCAAAAAAGTAGCCAAAGAAATGGGTTACCCTGTAATGCTTAAAGCTACTGCTGGAGGTGGAGGAAAAGGAATGCGTGCCGTTTGGAAAGAAGAAGACCTACAAAAGGCCTTTGAAAGTGCTCAACAAGAAGCTGGTGCTGCTTTCGGAAACGATGGTATGTATATGGAAAAACTCATTGAAGAACCTCGACATATTGAAATTCAAGTAGTTGGAGATCAATATGGAAAAGCTTGTCACCTTTCTGAAAGAGATTGCTCGGTACAACGTCGTCATCAAAAACTAACTGAAGAGACACCTTCACCTTTTATGACTGATGAGTTACGCCAAAAAATGGGGGCTGCCGCAGTAAAAGCCGCAGAATTTATCAAATACGAAGGCGCAGGAACTGTAGAGTTTTTGGTGGATAAACATCGTAATTTCTACTTTATGGAGATGAATACCCGTATTCAGGTAGAGCACCCAATCACTGAGCAAGTTATTGATTATGACCTTATTCGTGAGCAAATTTTGGTAGCTGCTGGAGTGCCAATTTCGGGGAAAAATTATCTGCCTAAACTACACTCCATCGAATGCCGTATCAATGCCGAAGATCCTTACAACGATTTTCGTCCTTCCCCTGGCAAAATTACTACATTACACGCCCCTGGAGGACACGGAGTACGCTTGGATACACACGTTTACAGCGGATATACCATTCCTCCGAACTACGATTCAATGATTGCCAAGCTCATCACAACAGCACAAACACGCGAAGAAGCTATCGCTAAAATGAAACGTGCTTTGGACGAGTTTGTGGTAGAGGGAGTAAAAACCACCATTCCTTTCCATTTACAATTGATGGATGACCCCGACTACCTGTCAGGAAACTATACCACCAAGTTTATGGAAACTTTCAAAATGAAACCTAAGGAAGAATAA
- the rsgA gene encoding ribosome small subunit-dependent GTPase A, which produces MEGIVYKSTGSWYTIKDRKQGVFYQCRIKGKFRIRGIRNTNPVAVGDVVDFELEDSGNGVITEIHPRSNYIIRKSVNLSKQTHIIAANIDYAFLIVTLNNPPTFTTFIDRFLVTAQAYDIPVVLLFNKIDTYNQEELDEIRYLAGLYRSIGYQCIGISATENKNIDKVKALMHNKTSMISGHSGVGKSTLINAIAPQLNLKTATISQQHQQGQHTTTFAEMFDLDFGARIIDTPGIKGFGVVDMEKEEIGDYFPEFFALKHECKYNNCLHIDEPQCAIKQALEEDKIAWSRYKSYLQILQGEDDNYRTDIYGQ; this is translated from the coding sequence ATGGAAGGAATTGTTTACAAATCAACAGGAAGTTGGTACACCATAAAAGATAGGAAACAAGGCGTTTTTTATCAATGTCGTATCAAAGGGAAGTTTCGTATTCGTGGTATTAGAAATACCAATCCGGTAGCTGTGGGTGATGTTGTTGATTTTGAGTTGGAAGACTCGGGCAATGGAGTGATAACCGAAATCCACCCGCGAAGTAACTATATCATTCGAAAATCTGTAAATCTTTCCAAACAAACCCATATTATTGCTGCTAATATTGACTATGCTTTTTTGATTGTTACCCTAAACAATCCGCCTACTTTTACCACTTTTATTGACCGTTTTTTGGTAACGGCTCAAGCCTATGATATTCCCGTAGTGTTGCTTTTCAATAAAATAGACACCTATAACCAAGAAGAGCTTGATGAAATTCGTTATTTGGCAGGGCTATATCGTTCCATAGGATATCAGTGTATAGGTATTTCGGCAACTGAAAATAAAAATATTGATAAAGTAAAGGCATTGATGCATAATAAAACATCAATGATTTCAGGGCATTCAGGGGTAGGAAAATCAACACTAATCAATGCTATTGCACCACAGCTAAATTTGAAAACCGCAACAATTTCTCAACAACACCAGCAGGGGCAACATACTACTACTTTTGCAGAGATGTTTGATCTTGATTTTGGAGCAAGAATTATTGATACTCCTGGTATTAAAGGTTTTGGGGTGGTAGATATGGAAAAAGAGGAAATTGGTGATTATTTCCCTGAATTTTTCGCTCTAAAACACGAGTGTAAATACAATAATTGCTTACATATTGATGAGCCGCAATGTGCTATAAAACAAGCTTTGGAAGAAGATAAAATTGCGTGGAGTCGTTACAAAAGCTATTTGCAAATTCTTCAAGGTGAAGACGATAACTACCGAACTGATATTTATGGACAATAG
- a CDS encoding thymidylate synthase, whose translation MKVYLDLLQHILDKGYQKEDRTGTGTISTFGYQMRFDLSEGFPLVTTKKVHLKSIIHELLWFLKGDTNIDYLTQNGVRIWNEWADEKGDLGPIYGHQWRNWNNEGIDQIKQTIQTLKKNPESRRMLVSAWNPSVLPDSSCSFAENVAEGKAALPPCHAFFQFYVADGKLSCQLYQRSADVFLGVPFNIASYALLTMMIAQVCGYQYGDFVHTFGDVHIYTNHLEQVQLQLSRTPRALPIMKINPQVKDIFDFTFDDFTLEGYDPYPAIKGQVSV comes from the coding sequence ATGAAAGTATATTTAGATTTACTACAACATATTTTAGATAAAGGTTACCAGAAAGAAGACCGAACAGGCACAGGAACTATCAGTACCTTTGGCTATCAAATGCGTTTTGACCTTTCGGAAGGTTTCCCTTTGGTAACCACTAAAAAGGTGCATTTAAAGTCAATCATTCACGAACTTTTGTGGTTTTTGAAAGGAGATACCAATATTGATTATCTGACCCAAAACGGAGTGCGTATCTGGAACGAATGGGCAGATGAAAAAGGAGATTTGGGACCAATTTATGGACATCAATGGCGAAATTGGAACAATGAAGGCATTGACCAGATTAAGCAAACCATTCAAACGCTTAAAAAAAATCCTGAAAGCCGAAGAATGCTCGTTTCAGCTTGGAATCCGTCAGTTTTACCCGATTCTTCTTGCTCTTTTGCTGAAAATGTAGCTGAAGGAAAAGCCGCTTTGCCTCCTTGTCACGCTTTTTTCCAGTTTTATGTGGCCGATGGTAAGCTTTCTTGTCAATTATATCAGCGCAGTGCTGATGTTTTTTTGGGTGTGCCTTTTAATATTGCCTCTTATGCCTTGTTAACGATGATGATAGCTCAAGTTTGTGGTTATCAATACGGTGATTTTGTACATACTTTTGGCGATGTACATATTTATACCAATCACTTAGAACAGGTGCAATTACAACTCTCGCGTACGCCTCGTGCATTACCCATTATGAAAATCAATCCTCAGGTGAAAGATATTTTTGATTTTACTTTTGATGATTTTACTTTGGAAGGATACGACCCTTATCCCGCTATAAAAGGGCAAGTTTCCGTTTAA